A window of the Hordeum vulgare subsp. vulgare chromosome 5H, MorexV3_pseudomolecules_assembly, whole genome shotgun sequence genome harbors these coding sequences:
- the LOC123395159 gene encoding tropinone reductase homolog At2g29290-like isoform X1 — protein sequence MAADCGSREEMWSLAGATALVTGGTKGIGHAIVEELARFGARVHTCSRNAAELEECRRRWEEKNLQVTVSVCDVSIRADREKLMETVCQTFDSKLDMLVNNAAQLFYKPTVGCTSEEYSNLMTTNLESTFHLSQLAHPLLLHASIVGGGSIINMSSIGGSIGFAGYTIYATTKGAMHQLTRSLATEWGPDKIRVNAIAPGFITTGMIKDIDAEFMKQQHLKTPLGRSGKPVEIATAVSFLCMPAASFITGQIICIDGGRTISS from the exons ATGGCTGCTGACTGCGGAAGCAGGGAGGAGATGTGGAGCCTGGCCGGCGCCACCGCGCTCGTCACCGGCGGCACCAAAGGGATAGG ACATGCCATCGTGGAGGAGCTTGCTAGGTTTGGTGCGAGGGTGCATACCTGCTCCCGGAACGCGGCGGAGCTGGAGGAGTGCCGTCGGCGGTGGGAGGAGAAGAACCTCCAGGTCACCGTCTCTGTCTGCGATGTGTCCATACGTGCTGATAGGGAGAAGCTTATGGAGACGGTCTGTCAAACCTTCGACTCTAAGCTCGACATGCTA GTGAACAATGCGGCACAATTGTTCTACAAGCCCACTGTTGGATGTACATCGGAGGAATACTCGAATCTGATGACCACCAACTTGGAGTCGACCTTCCATCTCAGCCAACTCGCACACCCTCTTCTCCTGCACGCTTCTATTGTTGGAGGAGGCAGCATCATAAACATGTCTTCTATTGGAGGCTCAATCGGCTTTGCAGGCTACACAATTTATGCTACCACAAAAG GTGCAATGCACCAGCTTACGAGGAGTTTGGCCACCGAATGGGGGCCCGACAAGATTCGCGTGAATGCCATCGCTCCTGGTTTTATCACAACCGGTATGATTAAAGAT ATTGATGCCGAGTTTATGAAGCAACAGCACTTGAAGACCCCGTTGGGACGGAGCGGCAAGCCGGTGGAGATCGCCACGGCAGTGTCATTCCTATGCATGCCCGCAGCTTCTTTTATCACCGGCCAAATCATTTGCATCGATGGTGGTCGAACCATTAGTTCTTAA
- the LOC123395159 gene encoding tropinone reductase homolog At2g29290-like isoform X2 has protein sequence MAADCGSREEMWSLAGATALVTGGTKGIGHAIVEELARFGARVHTCSRNAAELEECRRRWEEKNLQVTVSVCDVSIRADREKLMETVCQTFDSKLDMLVNNAAQLFYKPTVGCTSEEYSNLMTTNLESTFHLSQLAHPLLLHASIVGGGSIINMSSIGGSIGFAGYTIYATTKGAMHQLTRSLATEWGPDKIRVNAIAPGFITTD, from the exons ATGGCTGCTGACTGCGGAAGCAGGGAGGAGATGTGGAGCCTGGCCGGCGCCACCGCGCTCGTCACCGGCGGCACCAAAGGGATAGG ACATGCCATCGTGGAGGAGCTTGCTAGGTTTGGTGCGAGGGTGCATACCTGCTCCCGGAACGCGGCGGAGCTGGAGGAGTGCCGTCGGCGGTGGGAGGAGAAGAACCTCCAGGTCACCGTCTCTGTCTGCGATGTGTCCATACGTGCTGATAGGGAGAAGCTTATGGAGACGGTCTGTCAAACCTTCGACTCTAAGCTCGACATGCTA GTGAACAATGCGGCACAATTGTTCTACAAGCCCACTGTTGGATGTACATCGGAGGAATACTCGAATCTGATGACCACCAACTTGGAGTCGACCTTCCATCTCAGCCAACTCGCACACCCTCTTCTCCTGCACGCTTCTATTGTTGGAGGAGGCAGCATCATAAACATGTCTTCTATTGGAGGCTCAATCGGCTTTGCAGGCTACACAATTTATGCTACCACAAAAG GTGCAATGCACCAGCTTACGAGGAGTTTGGCCACCGAATGGGGGCCCGACAAGATTCGCGTGAATGCCATCGCTCCTGGTTTTATCACAACCG ATTGA